A stretch of Microbacterium caowuchunii DNA encodes these proteins:
- a CDS encoding amino acid ABC transporter ATP-binding protein, with the protein MTPSDPAPPTSNISVRRGDPLVVMTDVQKHYGEFQALTDIDLTVNRGEVVVVIGPSGSGKSTLCRTINRLETITSGSITIDGERLPEEGKALAALRADVGMVFQSFNLFAHLTVLENVTLGPIKVRGKKKADAEREALALLERVGVAHQADKLPAQLSGGQQQRVAIARALAMTPKLMLFDEPTSALDPEMINEVLDVMTKLAEDGMTMIVVTHEMGFARRAADRVVFMADGLIVEEATPEEFFTTPKSDRARDFLSKLITH; encoded by the coding sequence ATGACGCCCTCCGACCCTGCGCCTCCGACGTCCAACATCAGCGTCCGGCGCGGGGATCCGCTCGTGGTCATGACGGACGTGCAGAAGCACTACGGCGAATTCCAGGCCCTGACCGACATCGACCTCACCGTCAACCGCGGCGAGGTCGTCGTGGTCATCGGCCCCTCCGGAAGCGGCAAGTCGACCCTGTGTCGCACGATCAACCGCCTCGAGACGATCACGAGCGGCAGCATCACGATCGACGGGGAGAGGCTGCCCGAGGAGGGCAAGGCACTCGCCGCCCTGCGGGCGGACGTCGGGATGGTCTTCCAGTCCTTCAACCTGTTCGCCCACCTGACCGTCCTCGAGAACGTCACGCTCGGACCGATCAAGGTGCGGGGCAAGAAGAAGGCGGATGCGGAGCGCGAGGCGCTCGCGCTGCTGGAGCGGGTCGGCGTCGCGCACCAGGCGGACAAGCTGCCGGCGCAGTTGTCCGGCGGGCAGCAGCAGCGGGTCGCCATCGCGCGCGCCCTCGCCATGACGCCCAAGCTGATGCTCTTCGACGAGCCCACGAGCGCCCTGGACCCGGAGATGATCAACGAGGTCCTCGACGTCATGACGAAGCTCGCCGAGGACGGCATGACGATGATCGTCGTGACCCACGAGATGGGATTCGCCCGGCGGGCGGCCGACCGCGTCGTGTTCATGGCGGACGGCCTGATCGTCGAAGAGGCGACGCCGGAGGAGTTCTTCACCACACCGAAGAGCGACCGGGCACGCGACTTCCTGTCGAAGCTCATCACCCACTGA
- the lexA gene encoding transcriptional repressor LexA, with the protein MTARERPQTRRRKSLSDKQLAILEVIQQSIARHGYPPSMREIGDAVGLKSLSSVTHQLNQLELSGYLRRDPGKTRAMEVLIDLPGTAAENPADTAPAVGDAALVPLVGRIAAGVPITAEQQVEEIFPLPRQLVGKGDLFMLKVSGESMIDAAICDGDWVVVRSQPTADNGDIVAAMLDDEATVKTFRRRDGHTWLLPRNSAFEPILGDEAVVLGKVVAVLRAI; encoded by the coding sequence ATGACGGCACGCGAGAGGCCGCAGACGCGGCGACGGAAGAGCCTCAGCGACAAGCAGCTGGCCATCCTCGAGGTGATCCAGCAGTCGATCGCCCGGCACGGGTACCCGCCCAGCATGCGCGAGATCGGGGATGCGGTCGGCCTGAAGTCGCTCTCCTCCGTGACGCACCAGCTCAACCAGCTGGAGCTGAGCGGATACCTGCGCCGCGATCCCGGGAAGACCCGCGCGATGGAGGTGCTCATCGACCTGCCCGGCACGGCCGCGGAGAACCCCGCCGACACCGCTCCCGCGGTGGGCGACGCCGCGCTGGTCCCGCTCGTGGGCCGGATCGCCGCGGGCGTGCCCATCACCGCTGAGCAGCAGGTGGAGGAGATCTTCCCCCTGCCGCGTCAGCTGGTCGGCAAGGGCGATCTGTTCATGCTCAAGGTCTCCGGCGAATCCATGATCGACGCGGCCATCTGCGATGGCGACTGGGTGGTCGTCCGCTCCCAGCCGACGGCGGACAACGGCGACATCGTCGCCGCGATGCTCGACGACGAGGCGACCGTGAAGACGTTCCGCCGTCGCGACGGCCACACCTGGCTGCTCCCCCGCAACTCGGCGTTCGAGCCGATCCTGGGCGACGAGGCCGTGGTTCTGGGCAAGGTCGTGGCGGTGCTCCGGGCGATCTGA
- a CDS encoding DUF1844 domain-containing protein produces MNSIQDDQPPADAQRASREEQWAEQERAATAATRDIADVPAVEVITTTAVHLLSAAAVKTGLADDPESQTDLDEARKLINALAGLITAAAPEISDMHARSLRDGLRSVQLAFREASVIPDEIGKGPGEKWTGPVT; encoded by the coding sequence GTGAACTCGATTCAGGATGACCAGCCCCCGGCCGACGCCCAGCGGGCCTCCCGCGAGGAGCAGTGGGCCGAACAGGAGCGCGCCGCGACCGCGGCGACCCGGGACATCGCCGATGTGCCGGCCGTCGAAGTCATCACCACGACGGCGGTGCATCTGCTCAGCGCCGCCGCGGTCAAGACCGGTCTCGCGGACGATCCGGAGAGCCAGACCGACCTGGACGAGGCGCGGAAGCTCATCAACGCCCTCGCCGGGCTGATCACCGCGGCGGCCCCCGAGATCAGCGACATGCACGCCCGCTCGCTGCGGGACGGGTTGCGCTCGGTACAGCTCGCGTTCCGCGAGGCCTCCGTCATCCCGGACGAGATCGGCAAGGGCCCCGGCGAGAAGTGGACGGGCCCGGTCACCTGA
- the hisH gene encoding imidazole glycerol phosphate synthase subunit HisH: protein MTARPVVAVLDYGSGNVHSAVKALVAAGADARLTADRREVLEADGLLVPGVGAFQAVADALRARRGDELIDRRLAGGRPVLGICVGMQIMFEHGVERGVDTEGLGEWPGTVTELDAPVLPHMGWNTVRAPEGSRLFAGIEQERFYFVHSYAAQHWTLETQRPFPEPRLTWCDYGRPFLAAVENGPLSATQFHPEKSGAAGIRLLSNWIGTLGAQ from the coding sequence GTGACCGCACGTCCCGTCGTCGCCGTGCTCGACTACGGCTCCGGGAACGTCCACTCCGCCGTCAAGGCCCTCGTCGCCGCAGGAGCGGACGCACGACTCACCGCCGACCGGCGGGAGGTGCTGGAGGCGGACGGCCTGCTCGTGCCCGGCGTCGGGGCGTTCCAGGCGGTGGCCGATGCGCTGCGTGCCCGCCGCGGCGACGAGCTCATCGATCGGCGGCTCGCCGGCGGACGACCCGTCCTGGGCATCTGCGTCGGGATGCAGATCATGTTCGAGCACGGGGTGGAACGCGGCGTCGACACGGAGGGCCTGGGGGAGTGGCCGGGGACCGTGACCGAGCTCGACGCGCCGGTCCTGCCGCACATGGGATGGAACACCGTGCGAGCCCCCGAGGGGTCGCGCCTGTTCGCCGGTATCGAGCAGGAGCGGTTCTACTTCGTGCACTCCTACGCGGCGCAGCACTGGACCCTCGAGACCCAGCGGCCGTTCCCGGAACCGCGCCTGACCTGGTGCGACTACGGCCGGCCCTTCCTGGCCGCCGTTGAGAACGGGCCGCTGTCGGCGACCCAGTTCCACCCGGAGAAGTCCGGGGCCGCCGGCATCCGGCTGTTGTCCAATTGGATCGGCACGCTGGGGGCCCAGTAG
- a CDS encoding TrmH family RNA methyltransferase, with protein MLENPRSPRVRAVAKLAKRSAREETGLFLLEGPQAVREAISCRPESIVDLFATPTAMERHPDLRQDAETAGLEVEFATEPVIEAMADTVTPQGIIAVARQFPASLRNILAEGPKLIAICEEVRDPGNLGTIIRAADAAGADAVVLTGRTVDPYNPKVVRATTGSLFHIPISRGGDLEAAVTAIRAAGLRVVAADVKGADLLAARAAGELALPTAWLFGNEARGLEDGALELADAALRLPIYGSAESLNLATAASVCLYESAFAQRS; from the coding sequence GTGCTGGAGAATCCCCGGTCGCCGCGCGTGCGCGCCGTCGCCAAGCTTGCCAAGCGGAGCGCCCGTGAAGAGACCGGGCTGTTCCTGCTGGAGGGCCCCCAGGCGGTACGCGAGGCCATCTCGTGCCGCCCCGAGTCGATCGTCGACCTGTTCGCGACCCCGACGGCGATGGAGCGGCATCCCGACCTCCGCCAGGACGCCGAGACGGCGGGCCTGGAGGTCGAGTTCGCGACCGAACCGGTGATCGAGGCCATGGCCGACACGGTGACCCCGCAGGGCATCATCGCGGTGGCCCGCCAGTTCCCCGCGTCCCTGCGGAACATCCTCGCCGAGGGGCCGAAGCTCATCGCGATCTGCGAGGAGGTGCGCGACCCCGGGAACCTCGGCACCATCATCCGTGCCGCGGATGCCGCCGGTGCCGACGCCGTCGTCCTGACCGGGCGCACCGTCGACCCGTACAACCCGAAGGTCGTGCGCGCGACGACAGGATCGCTGTTCCACATCCCGATCTCGCGCGGGGGTGACCTCGAGGCTGCCGTGACCGCCATCCGCGCCGCCGGCCTGCGCGTGGTGGCCGCCGACGTGAAGGGGGCCGACCTGCTCGCCGCGCGGGCGGCGGGCGAGCTCGCACTGCCGACCGCCTGGTTGTTCGGGAACGAGGCGCGGGGGCTCGAGGACGGTGCGCTCGAACTGGCCGACGCTGCGCTCCGCCTGCCGATCTACGGCAGCGCGGAATCGCTGAACCTCGCCACCGCGGCAAGCGTCTGCCTTTACGAGTCCGCGTTCGCGCAGCGAAGCTGA
- a CDS encoding histidinol-phosphate transaminase, with protein sequence MGRVSLSFEDLPIRDDLRGMIPYGAPQAPLPVALNVNENTHPVPDEVAGDILDAIARALRDINRYPDREFTALRESFAAYLGEGLQREQIWAANGSNEVLQHILQAFGGPGRTAFGFAPTYSMYPLLTRATGAAWVAGTREPDHSLSAESAAAQVAEADPDVTFLCAPNNPTGTPLPLEVVTAVYEASRGIVIVDEAYQEFAPRDSPSAVTLLPGRERLVVSRTMSKAFAFAGARVGYLAADPAFIDALRLVRLPYHLSALTQAAATAALAHASTMLRMVDDIVGQRDRISATLEALGYRPYESWSNFVLFGGVEDPSETWRRLYSRGVLIRDVGIPHHLRVTAGTEAETTAFLDALASIDSEA encoded by the coding sequence ATGGGACGTGTGAGCCTGAGCTTCGAAGACCTGCCGATCCGCGACGATCTCCGCGGGATGATCCCCTACGGTGCACCGCAGGCACCCCTGCCGGTGGCGTTGAACGTCAACGAGAACACGCATCCCGTCCCCGACGAGGTGGCCGGCGACATCCTCGATGCCATCGCACGGGCGCTCCGGGACATCAACCGCTATCCGGACCGTGAGTTCACGGCTCTGCGTGAATCCTTCGCCGCATATCTCGGTGAAGGGCTCCAGCGTGAGCAGATCTGGGCTGCGAACGGTTCGAACGAGGTCCTTCAGCACATCCTGCAGGCGTTCGGGGGGCCGGGGCGCACGGCCTTCGGCTTCGCCCCCACGTATTCCATGTACCCCCTGCTGACCCGGGCCACGGGCGCGGCCTGGGTCGCCGGCACCCGGGAGCCGGACCACTCCCTCTCCGCCGAGTCCGCCGCCGCTCAGGTGGCCGAGGCGGATCCGGACGTCACCTTCCTGTGCGCCCCGAACAACCCCACCGGCACGCCGCTGCCGCTGGAGGTCGTTACCGCGGTGTACGAGGCATCCCGCGGGATCGTCATCGTGGACGAGGCCTACCAGGAGTTCGCTCCCCGCGACTCCCCGTCGGCGGTGACCCTGCTGCCCGGGAGGGAGCGCCTGGTCGTCTCGCGCACGATGAGCAAGGCGTTCGCGTTCGCCGGTGCCCGGGTCGGATACCTGGCCGCGGATCCGGCCTTCATCGACGCCCTCCGGCTCGTCCGGCTGCCCTACCACCTGAGCGCGCTGACCCAGGCGGCCGCCACCGCGGCGCTCGCGCACGCGTCGACCATGCTGCGGATGGTCGACGACATCGTCGGGCAGCGGGACCGCATCTCGGCCACCCTGGAGGCGCTCGGCTACCGACCGTACGAATCGTGGTCGAACTTCGTGCTGTTCGGCGGGGTGGAGGATCCTTCGGAGACGTGGCGCCGGCTCTATTCGCGCGGCGTCCTCATCCGCGACGTCGGGATCCCGCACCACCTCCGGGTCACGGCCGGGACCGAGGCGGAGACCACCGCGTTCCTCGATGCGCTGGCGTCGATAGACTCGGAAGCATGA
- the rplT gene encoding 50S ribosomal protein L20 codes for MARVKRAVNAHKKRRVILERASGYRGQRSRLYRKAKEQVTHSLVYAYRDRRKRKGDFRRLWIQRINAAARANGLTYNRFIQGLGLAGVQVDRRMLAELAVNEPATFASLIATAKAALPADVNAAKVSA; via the coding sequence ATGGCTAGAGTCAAGCGGGCGGTAAACGCCCACAAGAAGCGTCGCGTCATCCTCGAGCGCGCCTCCGGTTACCGGGGTCAGCGTTCGCGCCTGTACCGCAAGGCGAAGGAGCAGGTCACCCACTCGCTCGTCTACGCGTACCGCGACCGTCGCAAGCGCAAGGGCGACTTCCGCCGCCTGTGGATCCAGCGCATCAACGCTGCGGCCCGTGCGAACGGCCTCACCTACAACCGCTTCATCCAGGGTCTGGGTCTCGCGGGTGTGCAGGTCGACCGCCGCATGCTGGCCGAGCTCGCCGTCAACGAGCCGGCGACCTTCGCGTCGCTGATCGCCACCGCGAAGGCGGCGCTGCCGGCCGACGTCAACGCGGCGAAGGTCTCGGCGTAA
- the priA gene encoding bifunctional 1-(5-phosphoribosyl)-5-((5-phosphoribosylamino)methylideneamino)imidazole-4-carboxamide isomerase/phosphoribosylanthranilate isomerase PriA, which translates to MNDFASTPELILLPAVDVAGGKAVRLTQGEAGSETNYGDPVDAAMEWARQGAAWIHLVDLDAAFGRGDNAAVMRRVIKQVKGVQVELSGGIRDDASLDAALESGAARINLGTAALENPEWAADVIGRYGDAVAVGLDVRGTTLAARGWTRDGGDLWTVMDRLEHAGCSRYVVTDVTKDGTLRGPNIELLREVAERTPKPVVASGGISSLDDIAALRELVPVGVEGAIVGKALYAGAFTLAEALDVAGH; encoded by the coding sequence ATGAACGATTTCGCGTCAACCCCTGAACTGATCCTTCTGCCGGCGGTGGACGTCGCCGGTGGCAAGGCCGTCCGCCTCACCCAGGGAGAGGCCGGCAGCGAGACCAACTACGGCGACCCGGTCGACGCCGCCATGGAGTGGGCGCGCCAGGGCGCGGCCTGGATCCATCTCGTCGATCTGGACGCGGCGTTCGGCCGCGGTGACAACGCCGCCGTCATGCGCCGCGTCATCAAGCAGGTGAAGGGGGTGCAGGTCGAGCTCTCCGGCGGGATCCGCGACGACGCGAGCCTGGACGCCGCTCTGGAGTCGGGGGCTGCCCGGATCAACCTCGGCACGGCCGCTCTGGAGAACCCGGAGTGGGCGGCCGACGTGATCGGGCGGTACGGGGACGCCGTCGCCGTGGGACTGGACGTCCGCGGGACGACCCTGGCCGCCCGTGGCTGGACCCGGGACGGTGGCGACCTGTGGACCGTCATGGACCGCTTGGAGCACGCCGGATGCAGCCGCTACGTCGTCACCGACGTCACCAAGGACGGAACGCTCCGCGGCCCCAACATCGAACTGCTCCGTGAGGTGGCCGAGCGCACCCCGAAGCCCGTCGTCGCCTCCGGTGGGATCTCCAGCCTCGACGACATCGCGGCGCTGCGCGAGCTCGTCCCGGTGGGCGTCGAGGGCGCCATCGTCGGCAAGGCACTGTATGCGGGGGCCTTCACCCTCGCCGAGGCGCTGGATGTCGCCGGACACTGA
- a CDS encoding SseB family protein, translating into MSPDTDPHACDARGDSAGVPWEGRRFEANPHAGDDGSADPALLAALTAFHDGTGDAVAVVEAYRSARLLIPLLAEKGDEGVGPTGLVVDKTQELSIVTVAAPDGRKVLPVFTSVDALRRWDPSARPVPADGRRTALAAAHDETDLIVIDPVSDTEFVLRRPAVWAIGQGESWEPSFLSPEVFRGLQESIGGELAVLDLSVEAGDPEGRLRGPELVVRLQLIDGLDAAELNAVLARLAARWAADDRIAVLVDSLTVKLVRSRD; encoded by the coding sequence ATGTCGCCGGACACTGACCCGCACGCCTGCGACGCCCGCGGGGATTCGGCCGGCGTCCCGTGGGAGGGACGCCGTTTCGAAGCGAACCCGCACGCCGGTGACGACGGCTCGGCCGACCCGGCCCTCCTCGCCGCGCTGACGGCCTTCCACGACGGAACGGGCGACGCGGTCGCGGTGGTCGAGGCCTACCGCTCCGCCCGCCTGCTGATCCCCCTCCTCGCCGAGAAGGGGGACGAGGGGGTCGGTCCGACCGGGTTGGTCGTGGACAAGACGCAGGAGCTCTCGATCGTCACCGTGGCCGCGCCGGACGGCCGGAAGGTGCTGCCGGTGTTCACCTCGGTGGACGCGCTCCGCCGCTGGGACCCGTCGGCGCGACCCGTACCCGCCGACGGGAGGCGGACCGCGCTGGCGGCCGCGCACGACGAGACGGACCTGATCGTCATCGACCCCGTGTCGGATACGGAGTTCGTGCTGCGCCGGCCCGCGGTGTGGGCGATCGGGCAGGGGGAGTCCTGGGAGCCGAGCTTCCTGTCGCCCGAGGTCTTCCGTGGCCTTCAGGAGAGCATCGGCGGGGAACTGGCGGTGCTCGACCTCTCCGTCGAGGCCGGCGACCCCGAGGGGCGGCTGCGGGGACCGGAACTCGTCGTCCGGCTGCAACTGATCGACGGGCTGGATGCTGCCGAGCTGAACGCCGTCCTGGCGCGGCTCGCCGCGCGGTGGGCCGCGGACGACCGCATCGCGGTCCTGGTCGATTCGCTCACGGTCAAGCTCGTCCGCAGCAGGGACTGA
- the infC gene encoding translation initiation factor IF-3, producing the protein MSDPRTNERIRVPEVRLVGPNGEQVGIVRIEVAMRLAQDADLDLVEVAPNSRPPVVKIMDYGKFKYEAAQKAKEARRNQANTVLKEVRFRLKIEPHDYETKRKRAEGFLKAGDKVKAMILFRGREQQRPELGVRLLRKFAEEVSELGTVESNPTIDGRNMVMVIAPHKNKSEAKAEQNAVRTANREAARSARAGTDDESAEAAEAAEATEAAEATPAETAE; encoded by the coding sequence ATCAGCGATCCCCGCACCAATGAGCGCATCCGCGTTCCCGAGGTCCGTCTTGTCGGCCCGAACGGCGAGCAGGTCGGTATCGTCCGCATCGAAGTAGCGATGCGTCTGGCTCAGGACGCGGACCTCGACCTGGTCGAGGTCGCTCCGAACTCACGCCCGCCCGTGGTCAAGATCATGGACTACGGCAAGTTCAAGTACGAGGCCGCGCAGAAGGCCAAAGAGGCCCGCCGCAACCAGGCGAACACGGTGCTCAAAGAGGTCCGGTTCCGCCTGAAGATCGAGCCGCACGACTACGAGACCAAGCGCAAGCGCGCCGAAGGGTTCTTGAAGGCCGGCGACAAGGTCAAGGCCATGATCCTGTTCCGTGGGCGCGAGCAGCAGCGTCCCGAGCTGGGCGTGCGTCTGCTCCGCAAGTTCGCGGAGGAGGTCTCGGAACTCGGGACGGTCGAGTCGAACCCGACGATCGACGGTCGCAACATGGTGATGGTGATCGCGCCGCACAAGAACAAGTCCGAGGCCAAGGCCGAACAGAACGCCGTTCGCACGGCGAACAGGGAAGCGGCTCGTTCCGCCCGTGCCGGGACGGACGATGAGTCCGCCGAGGCCGCTGAGGCCGCTGAGGCCACTGAGGCCGCTGAGGCCACCCCTGCAGAAACCGCCGAATAG
- a CDS encoding LysM peptidoglycan-binding domain-containing protein, whose amino-acid sequence MTTIEFHPARPVATRLRMTARGRRLLAALVAIPLAAALGAGVLSGGAALASRADGSPAGTFETVTVLAGESLWTIAEQVAPSADPRDVVDEIVRLNALDGATVWAGQRIAVPALAAG is encoded by the coding sequence ATGACCACGATCGAGTTCCACCCCGCCCGTCCGGTCGCCACGCGACTGCGGATGACGGCACGGGGTCGTCGCCTCCTCGCGGCGCTCGTGGCGATCCCGCTGGCGGCCGCCCTCGGGGCCGGCGTGCTCAGCGGCGGTGCCGCTCTGGCGTCCCGCGCCGACGGCTCGCCCGCAGGCACCTTCGAGACGGTCACCGTGCTGGCGGGGGAATCCCTCTGGACGATCGCGGAGCAGGTGGCGCCGTCCGCCGACCCGCGCGACGTCGTCGATGAGATCGTGCGGCTGAACGCGCTGGACGGTGCGACCGTGTGGGCCGGACAGCGGATCGCGGTCCCTGCCCTCGCCGCCGGCTGA
- the hisB gene encoding imidazoleglycerol-phosphate dehydratase HisB, protein MSTESRTHRTAQLNRATSESSVELSLDLDGTGVSSIETSVPFFDHMLTAFAKHSLTDLTVRATGDTHIDAHHTVEDVAIVLGQAIRQALGDKSGISRYGDALVPLDEALAQAVVDISGRPYLVHSGEPAGFEFHLIGGHFTGSLVRHVFEAITFHAGLTVHVRVLEGRDPHHIAEAEFKAFARAFRQAKALDPLVHGIPSTKGAL, encoded by the coding sequence ATGAGCACGGAGTCCCGGACGCACCGCACAGCACAGCTGAACCGCGCCACCAGCGAGTCGTCCGTCGAGCTGTCCCTCGACCTGGACGGCACCGGTGTCAGCTCGATCGAGACCTCGGTCCCGTTCTTCGACCACATGCTCACCGCATTCGCGAAGCACTCGCTGACCGACCTCACGGTCCGGGCGACCGGCGACACCCACATCGACGCGCACCACACCGTGGAGGACGTCGCGATCGTGCTGGGCCAGGCGATCCGGCAGGCCCTCGGCGACAAGTCGGGGATCTCCCGGTACGGCGACGCCCTGGTTCCCCTCGACGAGGCCCTGGCGCAGGCGGTGGTGGACATCAGCGGTCGTCCGTACCTCGTGCACTCGGGGGAGCCGGCCGGTTTCGAGTTCCACCTGATCGGTGGGCACTTCACCGGCTCGCTCGTGCGTCACGTCTTCGAAGCGATCACGTTCCACGCCGGGCTGACCGTGCACGTCCGCGTGCTCGAGGGGCGCGACCCGCACCACATCGCGGAAGCGGAGTTCAAGGCGTTCGCCCGCGCATTCCGTCAGGCCAAGGCGCTCGATCCCCTCGTCCACGGCATCCCCAGCACGAAGGGGGCGCTGTGA
- the rpmI gene encoding 50S ribosomal protein L35, which produces MPKQKTHSGAKKRFKLTGSGKLMKQQAGMRHNLEGKSSRRTRRLNQEQVLAPGDAKVAMKLLGR; this is translated from the coding sequence ATGCCGAAGCAGAAGACCCACTCGGGTGCCAAGAAGCGCTTCAAGCTCACCGGTAGCGGCAAGCTGATGAAGCAGCAGGCCGGTATGCGCCACAACCTCGAGGGCAAGTCCAGCCGCCGCACTCGTCGCCTGAACCAGGAGCAGGTCCTGGCCCCGGGTGACGCCAAGGTCGCCATGAAGCTCCTCGGCCGCTGA